From Scatophagus argus isolate fScaArg1 chromosome 2, fScaArg1.pri, whole genome shotgun sequence, a single genomic window includes:
- the LOC124053682 gene encoding LOW QUALITY PROTEIN: ecto-ADP-ribosyltransferase 5-like (The sequence of the model RefSeq protein was modified relative to this genomic sequence to represent the inferred CDS: inserted 1 base in 1 codon), with protein sequence MAVIAIWAAVLISYGVSTGIAEDYPLDKAPLSVDDMYNGCKEEMKKKVETEYLENEKNKDNQFKQVWEEAEKTYNGKFKKTNPRLGKERIMAIYIYSFGTGDFYKDINNAVRSQRSEYGKAFKYHALHFFLTDAIQILXKKRDNNECLTVYRGVDVKFDQNVLNKEIRFGSFASATLAGYKVAKKFGDKSCFEIVTCFGADISLYSKFGEAEAEVLIPPYELFKVTDIKKKSDEKSLECEVVYKVESTRETLSNLNCALFPK encoded by the exons ATGGCGGTAATAGCAATTTGGGCAGCAGTGCTAATCTCTTATGGAGTCTCTACAGGAATTGCAGAG gaTTATCCTTTGGACAAAGCTCCACTCTCTGTTGATGACATGTACAATGGCTgcaaagaagaaatgaagaagaaggtGGAAACAGAATACCTtgagaatgagaaaaataaagacaaccAATTCAAACAGGTCTgggaagaggcagagaaaaCCTACAATGGCAAGTTTAAGAAAACCAACCCCAGACTAGGAAAAGAGCGGATTATGgctatttatatttatagctTTGGCACAGGAGATTTTTATAAGGATATCAATAATGCAGTTCGATCCCAGCGATCTGAGTACGGAAAGGCATTCAAGTATCATGCACTTCACTTTTTCCTGACCGATGCCATTCAAATCC AGAAAAAACGTGACAATAATGAATGTCTCACAGTTTATCGTGGAGTCGATGTAAAATTTGACCAAAATGTTCTTAACAAGGAGATTCGCTTTGGTTCTTTTGCTTCAGCTACACTGGCTGGGTACAAAGTTGCTAAAAAATTTGGAGACAAGTCATGCTTTGAAATTGTCACATGCTTTGGGGCAGACATCTCGCTGTACTCTAAATTTGGAGAGGCAGAAGCTGAAGTGTTGATTCCTCCTTATGAGCTCTTTAAAGTCACAGACATTAAGAAAAAATCAGACGAGAAGAGTCTTGAATGTGAGGTGGTCTACAAAGTGGAAAGCACAAGAGAGACTCTGTCCAATCTGAACTGTGCTCTTTTTCCAAAATAA
- the LOC124069578 gene encoding ecto-ADP-ribosyltransferase 4-like, translating to MAVMAVWTTMLMTFGASMGTTKISAEAGLKIPLDLAPNAVDDMYTGCKGQMEDSVKKEYLANEKNKDKNFTLAWSEAEKYYNKKWKHKKGKRPSTSLGKEQIMAIYVYTLDKPKIYLDFNNAVRTQKPEYRTTFRYHTLHFYLTDALQTLNARKPEAERCLTGYRRVNSYFSQAVLNKMIRFGSFTSSSMGSYPSAERFGDKSCFEIFTCSGADISLYSKLGESEREALIPPYEVFKVTKIKRKSDDKSLPCEVVYKVKSTGKTLSSVNCALFQK from the exons ATGGCAGTGATGGCAGTTTGGACAACAATGCTAATGACATTTGGAGCCTCTATGGGGACTACAAAG ATCTCTGCAGAAGCTGGTTTAAAAATTCCACTGGATTTGGCTCCAAATGCTGTAGATGACATGTACACTGGCTGCAAAGGACAGATGGAGGACAGCGTGAAGAAGGAGTACCTGgccaatgagaaaaacaaagacaaaaatttcACATTGGCCTGGAGTGAGGCAGAAAAATACTACAACAAAAAATGGAAGCATAAAAAAGGAAAGCGACCCTCCACCTCTTTGGGAAAAGAACAGATTATGGCAATTTATGTTTATACCCTCGACAAACCAAAAATCTATCTTGACTTCAATAATGCAGTTCGAACCCAGAAACCTGAGTATAGGACCACATTCAGATATCACACACTTCACTTCTACCTGACTGACGCCCTCCAAACTCTCAACGCTCGCAAACCTGAAGCAGAAAGATGCCTCACTGGTTACCGTAGAGTCAACAGCTACTTTAGCCAAGCTGTTCTCAACAAGATGATTCGCTTTGGCTCTTTCACCTCCAGCTCGATGGGTTCATACCCCAGTGCTGAAAGGTTTGGAGACAAGTCCTGCTTTGAGATTTTCACCTGCTCTGGAGCAGACATCTCACTGTACTCTAAGCTTGGGGAGTCGGAGAGAGAAGCCCTGATTCCTCCTTATGAGGTCTTTAAAGTTACAAAGATTAAGAGGAAATCTGATGACAAGAGTCTTCCATGTGAGGTGGTCTACAAAGTGAAAAGCACTGGAAAGACTCTGTCCAGTGTGAATTGTGCTCTTTTTCAGAAGTAA
- the LOC124069603 gene encoding von Willebrand factor A domain-containing protein 7-like: MSVRHTVMLVVAVVLYPTGLIHTFQPLFSFDGNSTTHRDITQRAVLRKTAEVCRDIAASEGRDFSLTIDNSLSVDKVQRACSSTGTSTSLLSTVMFQTSIANMYLSNAKVDVVFALSEEHHFDDETFQGGRDVITAGVSAVKASVKLENFVAGRWTLGRVCHTLQDFYSHSNWVELGNNAPYSTLIRPDQPLENLAGPSVPTCRNCTGGNCADNLLPDLLQQGLLTSGYFNIFSSAKPAGKCSHGGSFDRTSKQDPVGGINKDAVGSSHGSLHHKAADLAINATMELLEDVRVAVGDKNFLRLMGLSQSSVLCFVIDTTGSMSDDIAEAKRVSFDIIDRKRGTPQEPSAYILVPFNDPGFGPLIVTTDADIFKDNINKLSASGGGDIPELCLSGLQLALTAAPPSSEIFVFTDAPAKDAHLKSTVTALIESTKSVVTFMLTDVLASRRRRSSPQGMTPRSMSQSDAQLYRDLARASGGQAIEVTKSDLSLATSVIEDSSASAVVTVFQVVRNPGRPDNFTFTVDGSLRNMTAYITGTSSLSFNLTSSTGISQSSSQSSGPLASFTTAGNLRRLSLNTDNQTGSWEVSVDSNNPYSVKVTGQSSVNFIFNLVEAHEGAHGDFSLKEGRPLSGGNASLLVTVTGSDTVKVTEVTLFDSSGPTEVNGSLQSLGSGNFLVTFTGVPAGDFVVRLKGEDSSSTSRTTPSSFQRQASTQIKTSSISITAQVNNTNLEPGSSISIPFTVSSTTNGVVNDSATGSFTVRANNDRSYTSTSPSTISIAAGSGGKANGTVTLTVPASAASGTDVTLTIEAENAAATDINYAVLRFSVTAKVTDVTRPTCQDAASSTSCPSSSSLCASSQWKFTANLTDGVNGTGIESVTIRQGNGTLNTSTVVGAGGENITVATYSASCCSQTVELAAVDKVGNVGTCVGQARQSTTAAPVTTTAGNTTSTGGHTLNISYCFWISVAVSLLWK; encoded by the exons ATGTCTGTCAGACATACAGTCATGTTGGTGGTGGCAGTGGTCCTCTACCCGACAGGCCTCATTCACACCTTCCAACCACTCTTCTCATTTGATGGGAATTCCACCACTCACCGTGACATCACCCAAAGGGCGGTCCTCAGAAAGACAGCTGAGGTCTGCCGAGACATTGCTGCCTCTGAGGGACGGGACTTCAGCCTGACT ATTGATAACAGCCTGTCAGTTGACAAGGTGCAAAGGGCCTGTTCCTCTACAGGTacctccacctctctcctctcaACCGTCATGTTCCAAACTTCTATTGCGAATATGTACCTCAGCAACGCAAAAGTGGATGTGGTTTTTGCACTGAGTGAGGAGCATCATTTTGATGATGAGACATTCCAGGGGGGACGAGATGTCATCACAGCAG GCGTATCTGCTGTGAAGGCCAGTGTGAAGCTGGAGAACTTTGTCGCAGGAAGGTGGACTCTTGGACGGGTCTGTCATACCCTACAG GACTTCTACAGCCACAGTAACTGGGTGGAGCTGGGGAACAATGCTCCTTACAGTACTCTGATCAGACCAGACCAACCCCTTGAAAACCTGGCAG GCCCAAGTGTTCCAACCTGTAGAAACTGTACAGGAGGGAATTGTGCAGACAACCTTCTGCCTGACCTGCTGCAGCAGGGACTTCTCACTTCAGGCTACTTCAACATCTTCTCCTCAGCAAAACCCGCAG GTAAATGTAGCCATGGTGGATCATTTGACCGGACAAGCAAACAGGACCCCGTGGGGGGCATCAATAAGGATGCCGTTGGGTCCAGTCATGGCTCACTTCATCATAAGGCAGCTGATTTGGCTATTAATGCCACcatggagctgctggaggacgTCAGAGTAGCTGTTGGGGACAAGAACTTCCTGCG ATTGATGGGCCTCTCCCAgtcctctgtgctgtgctttgtcATTGACACCACAGGAAGCATGAGTGACGACATAGCTGAGGCGAAGAGAGTTTCCTTTGACATCATTGATCGTAAGAGAGGAACACCACAAGAGCCCTCTGCCTACATACTGGTGCCTTTCAATGACCCAG GTTTTGGACCTTTGATTGTGACGACCGACGCAGACATCTTCAAAGACAACATCAACAAGTTGTCTgcaagtggaggaggagacatCCCAGAGTTGTGCTTGTCTGGACTGCAG CTTGCCCTGACTGCTGCTCCACCTTCCTCTGAGATCTTTGTCTTCACTGACGCTCCAGCTAAAGACGCTCATCTGAAAAGCACTGTCACTGCTCTTATAGAGAGCACCAAGTCTGTG GTAACCTTCATGTTGACAGATGTCCTGGCCAGTCGACGGCGCCGTAGCAGCCCTCAGGGGATGACTCCACGCTCAATGAGCCAATCAGATGCCCAGCTGTACCGTGATCTAGCACGAGCCTCTGGAGGTCAGGCCATTGAGGTCACCAAGTCAGACCTCTCTCTGGCTACAAGTGTAATAGAGGATTCGTCAGCCAGTGCTGTG GTGACAGTTTTTCAGGTTGTGAGGAATCCAGGAAGACCTGATAATTTCACGTTTACTGTTGATGGGTCTTTAAGGAACATGACAGCTTACATCACAGGAACCTCATCTCTCAGCTTCAATCTCACCAGCTCCACAG GTATATCTCAGAGTTCCAGTCAGTCCAGTGGTCCCTTGGCATCCTTCACCACAGCAGGAAACCTACGTCGGTTAAGCCTCAATACTGACAACCAAACGGGATCATGGGAAGTCAGTGTGGATTCCAATAATCCCTACTCTGTTAAGGTCACAG gTCAAAGTTCAGTGAACTTCATTTTTAATCTTGTGGAGGCTCATGAGGGAGCCCATGGTGATTTCAGTCTGAAGGAGGGGCGTCCTCTTTCAG GGGGTAATGCCAGCCTCTTGGTcactgtgacaggaagtgacacagtAAAGGTCACAGAGGTCACTCTGTTTGACAGCTCAGGGCCAACAGAGGTCAACGGATCACTGCAG TCATTAGGAAGTGGTAACTTCCTGGTGACGTTCACTGGAGTCCCAGCAGGTGACTTTGTAGTTCGCCTGAAAGGAGAGgacagcagctccacctccAGAACGACACCGAGCAGCTTTCAGAGACAAGCCTCCACGCAGATCAAGACCTCAAGCATCTCCATTACT GCTCAAGTCAACAACACCAACTTAGAACCAGGCTCCAGCATCTCCATCCCTTTCACAGTCTCCTCAACCACCAACGGAGTTGTCAATGACTCTGCAACTGGGTCATTCACAGTGCGAGCCAACAATGACCGCAGCTATACTTCAACTTCACCCAGCACCATCTCCATagcagcaggaagtggaggCAAAGCTAACGGCACTGTGACCCTGACAGTACCAGCCAGCGCAGCATCAGGAACAGATGTGACTCTTACCATTGAGGCAGAAAATGCAGCTGCCACTGACATCAACTACGCTGTCCTCAGGTTTTCAGTGACCGCCAAG gtgaCAGATGTTACCCGCCCGACATGCCAGGATGCAGCTTCGTCAACCAGCTGTccatcctcttcatctctctgtgctTCGTCTCAGTGGAAGTTCACCGCTAATCTCACTGACGGAGTCAATGGGACTGGCATTGAGAGCGTCACCATCCGCCAAGGGAACGGTACCCTCAACACCAGTACAGTTGTTGGAGCAGGGGGCGAGAACATTACAGTGGCTACCTACAGCGCCTCCTGCTGTTCACAGACTGTGGAGCTGGCTGCTGTGGACAAAGTAGGAAATGTGGGGACATGTGTGGGACAGGCTAGACAATCTACCACGGCTGCTCCTGTGACTACAACTGCAGGCAACACAACATCCACTGGAGGGCACACTTTGAATATATCATACTGTTTCTGGATCAGTGTTGCAGTTTCTCTCCTTTGGAAGTAA
- the LOC124069608 gene encoding ecto-ADP-ribosyltransferase 4-like yields MRFGKGPAHQLKSLRHLATLCVLLLVVILLYHDPFLLLWWPQKPAEKPGTGVLPLDMVPDSTDDMYDGCRSETASLIDLFGVFEWHFNRNFSFAWASAESYAKKPVHSHLKEDHAIVIYMYTKMTNIQQDFNKAVKTGKNNYSTYKFMFHYFYFYLTDAIQVLHYNQTLCRTTYYRTLKHFDRNVVNRKMRFGAFIWVASSKQAFVSNGSVSCFEIHSCFGADITYYSATNQTGQVLIPPYEVFTITDVLTNDPWCSVVYKLQSTSVPKSDLNCKLSQIKTYYGAVSTQWQNSIVGMMGACIILLIIISLILIERGQKCFVIAVLGALLVLMVILVMLRLIQ; encoded by the exons ATGAGGTTTGGCAAAGGGCCAGCGCATCAGCTGAAATCACTCAGACACCTGGCAACCCTCTGCGTGTTATTGTTGGTAGTGATATTATTGTATCATGACCCATTTCTACTACTGTGGTGGCCTCAGAAACCTGCAGAG AAACCCGGGACTGGTGTTTTACCTCTTGATATGGTGCCAGATTCGACTGACGACATGTACGATGGCTGCCGATCTGAAACAGCCTCTTTGATCGACCTGTTTGGTGTCTTTGAGTGGCACTTCAACAGAAACTTCAGCTTTGCCTGGGCTTCAGCTGAAAGTTATGCAAAGAAACCTGTACACAGTCACCTGAAAGAGGACCATGCTATTGTTATCTACATgtacacaaaaatgacaaatattcaACAAGATTTcaacaaagcagtgaaaacagggaaaaataACTACAGCACGTACAAATTTATGTTCCACTATTTCTACTTCTACCTGACTGATGCCATTCAAGTCCTGCATTACAATCAGACACTATGCAGAACCACGTATTATAGGACACTGAAACACTTTGACCGCAATGTTGTCAACAGAAAAATGCGTTTCGGTGCATTCATTTGGGTAGCTTCAAGCAAGCAGGCCTTTGTTTCTAATGGCAGTGTGTCTTGTTTTGAGATCCACTCATGTTTTGGTGCAGATATAACATATTATTCTGCCACAAACCAAACGGGACAAGTGCTGATTCCTCCCTATGAAGTCTTCACAATCACTGATGTCCTGACAAATGACCCATGGTGCAGTGTGGTCTACAAGCTACAGAGCACAAGCGTACCTAAAAGTGATTTAAATTGTAAATTGAGtcaaattaaaacatattaCGGAGCTGTTTCAACACAGTGGCAGAATAGCATAGTTGGGATGATGGGGGCATGCATAATTCTGTTGATTATAATTTCTTTAATTCTTATAGAGCGCGGACAGAAGTGCTTTGTGATAGCAGTGCTGGGTGCTCTGCTGGTGCTGATGGTTATTTTGGTGATGTTGAGATTGATTCAATAA
- the LOC124069613 gene encoding ecto-ADP-ribosyltransferase 4-like isoform X2 yields MPSWERQACQRKTLAACSITSPLLLVGLLMFVVIHLTFSWQDVGGESLQDLNSDLNDIMYDDCRSPAVVLTDKSTIQMLDTSTNFSQAWSNAEQKAREPAHNYMEKHHSIAIYMYTNIMQQPMKQELESVERTRKQLSVAFETSSLYFSLSEAIQILKHSQVTCLTTNYRTETLFKLNTSDKLIRFSTFILGSDGWDFTRNASCFEVNTCFGADITHYSALKQNNQVLIPPYEVFTVTDLKTDAQRCKVMYRLKSNLNCVYDRDSNTLHPISALPVDGLFLVFTITCIIILSLFLPFFIVKMLENHRNTVDSVSSLHNST; encoded by the exons ATGCCTTCCTGGGAAAGGCAAGCATGTCAGAGAAAAACTTTa GCTGCATGTTCCATTACTTCTCCACTTCTTTTGGTGGGTCTACTGATGTTTGTGGTCATACATCTGACATTCAGCTGGCAGGATGTTGGTGGAGAG TCATTACAGGATCTGAACTCTGACCTGAATGACATCATGTATGATGATTGCAGATCCCCAGCTGTGGTTTTGACTGATAAATCCACAATCCAGATGTTGGATACCAGCACAAACTTCAGTCAAGCCTGGAGCAACGCAGAGCAAAAAGCTAGAGAGCCTGCACACAACTACATGGAGAAACATCATTCGATCGCCATATACATGTACACAAATATCATGCAGCAACCCATGAAACAAGAGCTTGAGTCTGTGGAAAGAACTAGAAAACAACTTAGTGTGGCGTTTGAGACCAGCTCCCTTTATTTTTCCCTAAGTGAAGCCATTCAGATTCTGAAGCACAGTCAGGTGACATGTCTTACTACAAATTACAGAACAGAGACACTTTTTAAACTGAACACCTCAGACAAACTGATCCGGTTCAGCACCTTCATATTAGGTTCTGATGGATGGGACTTCACGAGGAACGCTTCATGTTTTGAGGTAAACACGTGTTTTGGTGCTGACATAACACATTATTCAgccttaaaacaaaacaaccaggTGCTGATTCCTCCCTATGAGGTTTTCACCGTCACTGACCTCAAGACAGATGCACAGAGGTGTAAAGTCATGTACAGGCTGAAGAGCAATCTAAACTGCGTTTATGATAGAGACAGCAATACATTACATCCGATATCTGCATTACCAGTGGATGGACTTTTCCTCGTTTTTACCATCACTTGTATCattattttatctcttttcttaCCGTTTTTCATTGTGAAGATGTTAGAAAACCATAGGAATACTGTTGATAGTGTTTCCTCTTTGCATAACAGCACTTAA
- the LOC124069613 gene encoding ecto-ADP-ribosyltransferase 4-like isoform X1, whose amino-acid sequence MPSWERQACQRKTLAACSITSPLLLVGLLMFVVIHLTFSWQDVGGEQSLQDLNSDLNDIMYDDCRSPAVVLTDKSTIQMLDTSTNFSQAWSNAEQKAREPAHNYMEKHHSIAIYMYTNIMQQPMKQELESVERTRKQLSVAFETSSLYFSLSEAIQILKHSQVTCLTTNYRTETLFKLNTSDKLIRFSTFILGSDGWDFTRNASCFEVNTCFGADITHYSALKQNNQVLIPPYEVFTVTDLKTDAQRCKVMYRLKSNLNCVYDRDSNTLHPISALPVDGLFLVFTITCIIILSLFLPFFIVKMLENHRNTVDSVSSLHNST is encoded by the exons ATGCCTTCCTGGGAAAGGCAAGCATGTCAGAGAAAAACTTTa GCTGCATGTTCCATTACTTCTCCACTTCTTTTGGTGGGTCTACTGATGTTTGTGGTCATACATCTGACATTCAGCTGGCAGGATGTTGGTGGAGAG CAGTCATTACAGGATCTGAACTCTGACCTGAATGACATCATGTATGATGATTGCAGATCCCCAGCTGTGGTTTTGACTGATAAATCCACAATCCAGATGTTGGATACCAGCACAAACTTCAGTCAAGCCTGGAGCAACGCAGAGCAAAAAGCTAGAGAGCCTGCACACAACTACATGGAGAAACATCATTCGATCGCCATATACATGTACACAAATATCATGCAGCAACCCATGAAACAAGAGCTTGAGTCTGTGGAAAGAACTAGAAAACAACTTAGTGTGGCGTTTGAGACCAGCTCCCTTTATTTTTCCCTAAGTGAAGCCATTCAGATTCTGAAGCACAGTCAGGTGACATGTCTTACTACAAATTACAGAACAGAGACACTTTTTAAACTGAACACCTCAGACAAACTGATCCGGTTCAGCACCTTCATATTAGGTTCTGATGGATGGGACTTCACGAGGAACGCTTCATGTTTTGAGGTAAACACGTGTTTTGGTGCTGACATAACACATTATTCAgccttaaaacaaaacaaccaggTGCTGATTCCTCCCTATGAGGTTTTCACCGTCACTGACCTCAAGACAGATGCACAGAGGTGTAAAGTCATGTACAGGCTGAAGAGCAATCTAAACTGCGTTTATGATAGAGACAGCAATACATTACATCCGATATCTGCATTACCAGTGGATGGACTTTTCCTCGTTTTTACCATCACTTGTATCattattttatctcttttcttaCCGTTTTTCATTGTGAAGATGTTAGAAAACCATAGGAATACTGTTGATAGTGTTTCCTCTTTGCATAACAGCACTTAA
- the ftr84 gene encoding tripartite motif-containing protein 16, producing MAESSFPLPPEAYCPLCVDTLRDPVTIPCGDTYCLECIKVYWDQFDHMGVYSCPQCRATFTPRPVLRRNLPDVNHEPRRQLPELTPFPYMHRESFCDFCVGRRNKAVKSCLMCLAYYCETHVKPHYESSTFKRHKLVDETGHLDRKICPQHEKGLELFCRSDQMCICVLCTVREHRSHNITSAEEERIEKQKVLVVTQSEVQHIIQERMKELQELKHNVDVLKSCAQRAQAESDKTFHEMLQAVERWKAEINQMIMANMQASMSQAEGYVDRLEQEIQELQRRDAELRQILETEDNIHFLQNFPTLCVPPEAMVPKVLINPQFSFGEMSKTAIEMKEHLDDICKKELSKISKTVSETPVYILLPRNGDKRLKVPSRIDFQEPKTRTDFLRYSCKMSFDPNTVYKELVLSDGNQRVTRKKSVQFYPEHPERFDGFSQVLCKEPLSGFRFYWEAEWNGEFSIGVAYKSISRKGKNSHSLLGYNDKSWSLLCSDSGYSAWHNKVDRDLPDAPRATRIGVYLDYAGNTVAFYSVSETMELIHRFKAQFSEPLYAGFGVGSSVTLCQLKPNSVPY from the exons ATGGCTGAGTCTAGTTTCCCTTTACCACCAGAGGCTTACTGTCCCCTGTGTGTGGACACACTGAGAGACCCAGTCACCATTCCTTGTGGTGACACCTACTGCCTGGAGTGCATCAAGGTCTACTGGGACCAGTTTGACCACATGGGTGTGTACAGCTGCCCACAGTGCCGTGCAACCTTCACACCGCGGCCCGTGCTGAGACGCAACCTGCCGGATGTAAACCACGAGCCACGGCGCCAGCTTCCAGAGCTCACTCCTTTTCCCTACATGCACCGAGAGTCCTTCTGTGATTTCTGCGTAGGCCGGCGCAACAAGGCCGTCAAGTCCTGTCTCATGTGCCTGGCCTACTACTGCGAAACACATGTCAAGCCGCATTACGAATCATCCACCTTCAAGAGACACAAGCTGGTGGATGAGACTGGCCACCTGGACAGGAAGATCTGCCCCCAGCATGAGAAAGGCCTGGAGCTGTTCTGTCGCTCCGACCagatgtgtatctgtgtgctgTGTACTGTGAGAGAGCACCGCAGTCACAACATTACCTCAGCAGAAGAAGAACGCATTGAAAAACAA AAAGTCTTGGTGGTCACACAGTCTGAAGTACAGCACATCATTcaggagaggatgaaggagctgcaggagctcaAACACAATGTGGATGTACTAAAA AGTTGTGCGCAGAGAGCACAGGCAGAAAGTGATAAGACATTCCACGAAATGCTGCAGGCGGTGGAGCGCTGGAAGGCCGAAATCAATCAGATGATAATGGCAAACATGCAGGCATCGATGTCTCAGGCTGAGGGCTACGTGGACCGTCTAGAGCAGGAGATACAGGAGCTGCAGCGCCGAGATGCAGAGCTACGGCAGATCCTTGAAACAGAGGACAACATTCATTTTTTGCAG AATTTTCCCACCCTGTGTGTTCCTCCTGAGGCCATGGTTCCCAAAGTGCTCATTAATCCTCAGTTCTCCTTTGGAGAGATGAGCAAGACAGCCATAGAGATGAAGGAACATCTGGATGACATCTGTAAGAAGGAACTGAGCAAAATTTCCAAGACAG TTAGTGAAACACCCGTATATATACTTTTGCCAAGAAATGGAGACAAACGACTCAAAG TTCCTTCCAGAATTGATTTTCAGGAGCCAAAAACCAGGACAGACTTCTTACGAT ACTCCTGCAAGATGTCCTTTGATCCAAACACAGTGTATAAAGAGCTGGTTCTGTCGGACGGGAACCAGAGGGTCACAAGGAAGAAAAGTGTTCAGTTTTATCCAGAACATCCAGAACGATTTGATGGTTTTTCTCAGGTGCTATGCAAGGAGCCTCTGTCTGGTTTTAGATTTTACTGGGAGGCAGAGTGGAATGGGGAGTTTTCCATTGGGGTTGCCTACAAGAGCATCAGTCGCAAGGGGAAGAATTCACACAGCCTGCTGGGCTACAATGACAAATCTTGGAGTCTCCTGTGCTCAGACTCAGGCTACTCTGCCTGGCACAACAAAGTAGATAGAGATCTCCCTGATGCTCCCAGGGCCACACGAATTGGTGTGTACCTGGATTATGCAGGCAACACTGTGGCCTTTTACTCAGTATCAGAGACTATGGAGCTTATCCACAGGTTCAAAGCTCAGTTCAGTGAGCCTTTGTATGCTGGTTTTGGTGTTGGCTCCTCTGTTACCCTCTGTCAGTTGAAGCCAAATTCTGTCCCTTACTAA